In a genomic window of Phaenicophaeus curvirostris isolate KB17595 chromosome Z, BPBGC_Pcur_1.0, whole genome shotgun sequence:
- the LOC138733232 gene encoding cryptic protein-like — translation MQQPSLRGFGPPPSVQAFLEDLTGVSSYRKMYWGNHVRILFTVTLVCQAVHLGKGREKEEREDLNNVNVTAQKQHPKNEGSIINALNDMNQSYESRKQQNSRAFVPFTGITESKKLNRHCCQNGGTCILGAFCACPKHFTGRYCEHDERQSNCGSIAHGAWVLKGCWLCRCGYGTLNCLSEIKHNNCELKSEKEEFTSLYSNGLRLQHTVFSLACLLSVLLELCCWQL, via the exons ATGCAACAGCCTTCATTGAGAGGCTTTGGACCTCCTCCTTCTGTTCAAGCTTTCCTGGAGGACCTCACGGGTGTTTCAAGCTACAGGAAGATGTACTGGGGAAATCACGTTAG gaTCCTTTTCACTGTGACTCTGGTGTGCCAGGCTGTTCATTTAGGAAAAG GCCGTGAAAAAGAAGAACGTGAAGATTTGAACAATGTCAACGTCACAGCACAAAAGCAGCACCCTAAGAACGAGGGGAGTATTATAAATGCTCTCAATGACATGAATCAGAGTTACGAAAGCAGAAAGCAACAGAATTCCAGGGCATTTGTACCTTTCACTGGGATTACAGAGA GTAAAAAACTGAACAGACACTGCTGCCAAAATGGAGGGACTTGCATCCTAGGGGCTTTCTGTGCCTGCCCAAAGCATTTCACTGGCAGATACTGTGAACATGATGAGCGGCAAAG CAACTGCGGCAGCATTGCCCACGGTGCCTGGGTGCTGAAGGGCTGTTGGCTGTGTCGGTGTGGCTATGGTACTCTGAACTGTCTCTCAGAAATAAAGCACAATAACTGTG aactgaaatcagaaaaggaggaatttaCCAGCCTATATTCTAATGGGCTAAGATTACAACACACAGTGTTTTCACTCGCTTGCCTGCTCTCTGTCCTcctggagctctgctgctggcagttGTGA